From the genome of Solea senegalensis isolate Sse05_10M linkage group LG21, IFAPA_SoseM_1, whole genome shotgun sequence:
GACCCTGCACTGTCACAGCTGCGCGCTGGTGACGAGTTCCAGCCACGTCCTGGGGAGTCAAGCGGGAGAAGAGATCGACCACGCGGAGTGTGTGATACGCATGAATGATGCCCCCACTTTGGGGTATGAGAGCGACGTGGGCACGCGGACTTCCCTCAGGGTCGTAGCTCACTCCAGTGTGTTCAGGGTGGTGCGGAGGCCAAACGAGTTCTTACACCGCACAGACAACAACCCCATGATGATATTCTGGGGACCCCCGAGCAAGATTGGAACTATGTTCAGACTGATCCAGAGAGTCAGCATGACCTACAAGAACATGTCTTTTTTCAGTATCAATCAAAACAAGATGCGCAAATTTGACAGTCTCTTTTACCGCGAGACGGGACGAGACAGGCGAGTACTGGGCATTCATCTCAATCACATTTATACACTataagaaaaatgttgatttcacATACttattggtttgtttgtttgttttttttggctcagaCAAAAATCTCACTCGTGGTTGAGCACAGGCTGGTTCACCATGGTCATAGCCATCGAGACATGTGATAACATCAAGGTGTATGGGATGGTTCCCCCCAGCTACTGTGGGTGAGTACAAGTAAAAACAGGGCTGACACTGCGTTCTgccccctcctcctttctccttccCTCTTCTCACCTTCTTCTCatgctctcctcctctctgctccttcctcctctcataaagtttctttttttttaatttaggaCATTTTCCTCCCATCTGTGGAATTAAGTGTACTcgggtttttcttcttctacttcttagGAGAGAAGAGCAAAATAAGGCCTTTTTTGAGCTGCTATATATTATCCAGTCCCTCAGTTGACTTTTCCCTATCAACTGGCCACTACTGGCCACTATTTCAAGGACAATtaggaaaaaatgaaataaaatggtttTATGTAACTCAAATATTagattttttcccccacaattAGGCCTATTTTGAACAATTATTACTGCCGATAATTGAATGGATGGaggccccccctcccccttgtttttttccagacaaaaacatgtatcCAAGAAGATGCCATACCACTACTACAAACCCAGGGGGTCGGATGAATGTTTGACATACCTGCAGAGCGAGGGCGGCCGCAGAGGAAACTACCATCGCTTCATTACAGAGAAACAGGTGTTTGCACGCTGGGCAAAGCAGTACAACATCACCTTCACTCACCCCgactggtgaaaaaaaaaagactgaaagcCTGCACTCAGTGGCCCGGATGAGTATTATAGGctggatttcattttcaatctTGCCCCGACTGGGTCTTGAAATATCCAAATGGTGAAGATAAATGGCAGCTTTTgctaagaaaacaaatattatttgatCAAATGACTGAGTAGACATAAGGAAACATTTTCCTCATGCACAAACTCACCTATGAGAGCTCTCTGAAGTCCTCAGTGTATCAGTATTTATGTAAATAAGGAGACAAATCAAGCTAAGAATTGGTTTGTACGAGTTTCTATTTTGTTATGTATTGAAAAATGCACCGTTTTCCATGTTTAAAGCAGATGTATCCGAATAAGTGGCTCACCGAATATAccgtatatataatatgtatgtgtatgtatatatatatctcttgTCTATTATACAGAGAACTTATTCTATAGTTTACACTGCAGTGATATTCAGGAGATTTCTAAGTCAGTCTACATAGGAGCCTTATAAGCAATTTGGCCAAGAGTTAGAACAATTcctaaaaccaaaaaaacatccacacatATTCTAATTGAAACAGAAAACCAAACATAaccttaaataaaacaacaaaatcaaaacgCTGTATTAATGTATTAAATACTGTACTTGTGCAGTGTGATCAAAGCGCCAATGCTGGTTTTATGATGCTTTaggtttttaaaatatatatatatatacacagatttatttatttattttgtgggaCAAACTCCAAAAACGAATGCAGCTTAAGGTCCAGCCCATGTGACAGATGTCAATAATAGGCGATGACAAAAACCATGAGGATAAAAACACAGGTATATTTTACTTTAGGTCAGGTTTagaattgttgcctcacagcaacaaAGAAGTTAAGCGCTTTAGATCCCAGTCACACCAACAACCTGAAATTGAAATCTACCCCTTATCGGCCGCATCGACAGTCGGTGGAAGTGTCTTCGGCTGAGGGACTTTGCATGTTTCATGTGTGTGCGAGGCTTGTCTTTGGCTACTCCTCTCACAGTCAAAAGACATGCACATCTGGGGATCAGGCAAAACTAAAGCAATCATAGCTGAGTGCAAAAGTGAATGGTTATCACTCTCCTGTGATAAACCCGTCACGGTGAACTCGCTCTCATCCAATTTCAGCAGGAATCGGCTCCAGCCGCCCCACGAACCTCGAGGACAAAATggttgaaaatgaataaactcaTATCTGATTTTTGTCAATCTCTCCTCAGAAAGATTCAGATTCCAGAAGTGATATGCCATCACTTTTATTGTGTAGATATTTTTTGTGTTGGTGCGCTAGAACACAAAGTAAGAAGTAAGAAGACGAACACTGAAACGGTGCCTCATAATTGAAACGTCAGTGGAATTCCAGAGCATGAAAGCTTTGCGCGATTCAACTACCAGtcaaactacagctttaaagtaGAAACGTGAAGGTAATTCTTAATCTGCGTTTCCTCTAGCAATCAATTAAGCCCTCAGATATATCCGACTGCAGTATTTCCTTTAGTTTTGAGTGTATTGGtcaacaataaacagaaaagaaCATGTCTCTTTATCAACATCATCTTGTGAAACGTGAAACTGTATCCGAGAACTTTGAACTAACTAACTTTAGATTGACTGCTGAAATTCAGGTGTTTGATATGGCGCAGACACCcctctatttatttaaatcagagCAAACTCAGGTACTTCACTCCCAATTTGACCAAAAACGTCAAACAACAACTCTCTACAATCCAATGTCAACGCTGCACATAATGATCTTCAAGAGAGCATCATTTAgtttaacagaaataaaagtggTAGATGCTTGCAGCATGCACTGCAGCTAGAATGTGATTATATCTAGAAGACAATCGCCGCTGTCAAGTCCTGCTTTCttgtagaaacatttaaaatctcCATGTTGCCCAGAGCAAATGGAGCAGGTCTTTTGATGAATTGAAATGTCTGACCTGTTTGCTCAGCAACATGAAGTTGTCTCTGGTCTTTATTTATGATAGTTCAACCTAGAATTTGTTTGCCATTGTTGtgctgcttttttgttgttgtagttgtttgttttttaaattaaatgttctgTATCATTtcagtatataaaaaaaggtcagaacAAACTTGGGTAtggtatttgtatttaaatatgtacaatTTGTTGGAtgatttcaaaaaacaacacaattactAAACAAGAAATAGAGAAATCTGACAGCTCTTGGTGGAGTTAGATTTGTATGATTAGTCAATTATGGCAATCCAACCTGTTAGATGACCAAACATATACACTTGTTATTTCATGAACCATTGGAAACGTCTGAAAAGGCAGCTGTGATCTTCTGTCTCAGCCCCGACATGGAGATTAAGATGGCCTCCTGTTAAACGAAACGAATACGCTGTCAGACATCAACGAGCAGGGATAAGTACAGATTATGTGGCATATTATAACAGTATAAAGAGTTTACATAAATGATATCCATGAAGGTTGGTTCAATATATATGCCACACTCACTTCTGTGCGAATGGTCCTGCTGCCCTGACCAGGACATGTGTTCAGGTATAAGTCAAATAAAACACTAGGGTCAGTCACTTCCAGGTTTTGGTCAGAATCCACACTGGCCTCCAGCCCTTGTAGACCCCCAAAAATGATCAGAAGATGCCTGAAAAGCAGagaatgtataaaaatgtgaagTATAGCAACTCTGAGGTTGAATTTGGCATTTTTTGCTATAGATAATAAGTAttgaacaaatgtaaaaatcaagGATTCAAGAGAGTGATTGCCATTCATTACAATGCTTTCATGGTCATGAAGACTTAAACCTCATGGTGGATTTAAACAAAGTCataataaaatattcatgaCATTGGAAGAGACATTTCATTATGGACCACAGTGgtaaactgacaaaaacagacaaattatCCCTCGTCAACAATGAAAACACTAGTAATTATTAGTCTTATGGGCTCTGGACCTACTTGAATGGCGACAGTGTGGTTTCGTCCATGTTGCTGCCTCTCTCTGAAGTCCCAATCGTCACATCGTATCCTTCTTTATACGGACATTCTGTGAAAACTGCACCTGCAGGAACAAACCAACAGCAGTGAGGACGCAGCGGTCAACTCAGGGCTAATACTACCACTAATACTCCAaattaatctgtttttgttttgacatgcaCATATTATAGTCTGTTTCTGAGCCCTCCCAAAAAAAGAGATGTTAGAAAACTCTCGGTCTCCATTTTTTTGACTCCGTTACCCACACTGACTTCATGACTGGTTCAGTCACAGCTTGACCAACTGTGAACAAACAGCTCTTTTAAACTTGTAGTGTCAGTTACACAACGGAAGTCCTTGTTCTTACGCGTCACCATCATTCTTTTCCCATGAGTAATAATTTCCGAATCCATGTCAACAACTACAGACGagagaatcagcttcctgtttacgcTGACAGATGTCTGCCCAGTGTCTACCCATTCACACTCATGAATTCCAAGAGCCTGGTGAATGTCATCACGTCTGCAGGGTCCACAGCATGTTGAGCTTAGATAAGCAgctttaattttttaatttgtatcttaatataataatgaatagTCAGACTAACTGATCAAAGAAAGGACACAGAGCTCaatttttatctgaaaatgctgttttcatgtgtgcttgaaatattaatgacagcatacagtacatttcagTGATAAATCAAGAGTTGGAAACCTACTGAGACAAGATGCCAGACGGACACTGTAACCCCAGTAGAGTCCTCCTTCAATCCTGGGCACATGAGGGGCCACCACCACACCTTGGTACATTTTGCTGTCTAAAGATGAGAAGAAGTCAACACTCTTAGTATTGTAGAAAAGATTCAGACATTATCAACAGGCTAGAGTCTAGACAGAAAACATTACCTTGCTTTTGCTTGTTGTTGAGCTGTACTGTGACTCGAAGTCCAGACTGCAGCTGTTTATCAATCCGAACGTCCTGTGAGAGCAAGTGGACATCGTTCCGTTTTATTTGCCAAATTAGAAAAATTACTTGCCAAACTTCTGACAATTATTTGAATCATGTTAcgcagacagaaaacagaaattcACTGGGTTCATATGTGAATACTTCATGAACATGAATATAAAAGTTGTAGCATCCCAGCAAAATTTTGCTCACCTTTCTCATTCCACAGTTGACTAATGAACCTTTTCCGTGTTTGCTTGGCCTGTCGAGGACAATTCCTTCCCGGTATTCTGACTCCTCGTCTATCCTCATGTGGTGTGGACTGTCTAAAGGGTTCAGCAAACCTGGCAAAAAAAAGCAGGTACATTATCACTCAGAAATAGAAAACAGGGaatattgtcatcatcatcatcatcaaaacacaATAGAAGCAAATCACAGataaaaatctataaaaacaGAATGTGTCCTTGTGTGAAATATGACACTTCAACTGCTATGACATATTTAACCTTTGggtcagaaaatgtatttttatacattGATATTGTCTAAGTTCTGCAGGtcttagttttttgtttttttaaaattaaaggtGGTGGCCCTTTATTAAAGGTTCTTCTACCACTTCTTATATCAAATTTACTTTAATAACCTCACATGGAACATTTTCATGGGCAGAAGTGCGACAATGAATAGCATACAAAGCCAATTCAATTCATACAGTTCACCAGAGtatcatcatgtttttaaagtttcttCAATGTGGCAGTTGTAAGTATTTCTctggctgtaaaaaaacaaacaaacccaggaAGTGCTAATTTCTAATTAGGATGttcaaaagaaatgtattttaaattacCTGCATACTGTAAATCCTGGTGCTTTGGGAAAAACCATTTGCGCAGGTACCTGGTGGAGAACAAAAGATGTAACAGAAGTCTGATAAAATCAAGGACAATGGTGATCTAATTTTGATAGGATATGAAATTATTTTTGGTTATACATtactaaaaaaaggaaatccaGTTGATTGACTAACAACAAtcaaaaagaaatgacacaGACGCATTTTACATAATATACATTCCTACTTACTGAGGACACTCGAGATACTGAAGTATTCTGGCAAGCTGAATACACGCTTGCCCTTTCTTCCCAACACCTTTAAATTCACCTTCAACACTCCTGTGGGATGAAGCCAGAAAGTCAAACTAACGCTCTGATAGTTTGATGGTGTGTTTACCGATGACTTTAACCACTGTGTGGACTCACTTGACATCTTCCCCATATTCATCAAACACAACAATCTCGTCGACGCAGAACACGACACAGGCGCGAGCGATCTGTCCAGCCAGGTATGTACGGAGTTCAGGGGATTGCGCGTTGTCCAGCACAGAACCTGGCACGGCAACACTCACTGTGTATCCCCGACCTAAGACGaggtgtttatttacatgttgtCAGTCTGACgaacaaacagcaaaaataacccatgaaatgaaatgaaataatggtCATAGTTACCTTTTTTGTTCTGGCATCTTTCAAGTTGTTCTCTTTCTGCCGCCTCTTGCTGTTTCTGCTTATCCAACTGTTTAATCAGCTTAGATTCTTTCCTTTGCTTCTTAGTTTCATTTACTGTTATTGAGGAAGAATCGGTGAAACCAGTAAGTAAATCAGATGCATCTCGAAATGTATCGGGACCGATGATATCCAAAGAGATGGAGTAAGACAAGCAGATATGACGACGTCCCTTTGCTAAATGAGCAGGTTTCATGACTTTCGCTTCTGAAATCTAATTTTAATCAAGGcttatatctatttttttttattttgattcatCAAATAGTTGGGAGAAACATGTATccataaataaaagaacataGTTCGAAGATGTATGTAGATAAGTTGCTGCTTCTCTTTGTTTAGTCTGAAAGGAAATTTTTTTGGGGTTATTAAACTGTAGATCAGACAAAAGAGAGGCCACCCTGCTCTTGTATTATTCACCATGTTGGGTTTTTCACAGTTTGCCTCTTTTCATGCCTTTAATTTGAGTTTAAGTCAATAAAACTGCATAAACATCGTGGGTAGTAGGTGTTACATAAAATGGCAATAAAGACAGTAATAACTTATAACGTATATTAcacacaaatttgctcttgacACAATATACATTGATTTGGGAATAGTTTGTTATAAAGTGGGCCCCATATTATGAAATTAGCTTCATAAATCAACTTGCCCATTTCACACCCTGTACACTTGCCAAGTGGACACCTTTGACACGGGAAGGAAGACTAATAGTGCATTTACATTGATTAAAATTACATGAAATTATctataacacatatttatttacacagtacAAGCGGAGGGGAAATAGGGAAATGAACCCCTAAAACCCGAACATTTATActgaaaatcacacatttttatactCTGACAGTTATGAATTTTGAAGAATAAAAGAGCGAAATCTGTGAGCTTGCAAGTATAGCATGGAGCTGAAAGCTATCAGCCTGAGTTTTAGCTGTGTTTTACTcactttctgcttttcttttcttccagtCCACTCTGACCTCAGTCTAtcggagaaaaacaaaaacacactcactacTAGAGAAAAGAGGACAATGTTAGTTTAATGATAAACACTGGTCTTACGTTACCTGAGAGGATAAGAGTCGTTTTGATGCAGTGTCGGTAGACATTTTGCACGCACCAACATGTGACGTTTCATTTTAACTTCCGGGTCACTACTaactatttttcaaaataaaaatctgcttCGTTCGAGAAAATGTCTTGGgggtctagtctggtcagggaaagaaaaaggtTCAACAATTTACAGGAAAAAATTAACTGTCTAAaagtttgaaattaaaattatatcTTGCAACTTCATGGTGttgcaattaaaaatatttaggaTGCtattgcacaccatttcaaaataaaagtgtttgttttgatggagttcacaacaaaataacctatttattttaattttataagtTTAGGGGGCcgtgagtttgacacccctgagttAATGTAATGCACaggcatttaaaaaagaatatcTAATGAAACATAGGaagtttcatttttaaactaGTTTACttaatatatgtacatataaatattgtttaattttttaaatacaaaatatcatGAGTATTAAAGAGCATACAGACTAAAGATTGTGCATTTGTAATATACAAATAATAAGTGATGAATATTCCAAGAATCAAACACCTTTAAAAGTTCTACTGAACCTGCTAGTCCACatgatgatttatttctttttacgGTAAATCTATGAATAAAACACATACTGACTCAACGTTTATATTGTCATAGAGTTTACGCGTGTTGTTTTACTCACATTAAACCCCAAAAACGACacaatgaatgaacacatttatcatttaacCGTAATGCTGTACTTACAATGCAAACACAGTTTAAATAGACAAAatcatttaacaaacaaaaagggaaaaatcacagaaatattTTTCTCCAAATCCTGAGTGTTATTCCTAGCTGTATTACAAGGACTGTAATACAGCTAATGTGGGGACATACTCTTGGAAATAAGGATGATGACTGAACTCATCAGTCAGACCAAGTCAAGTACTTTTAACTAGCTTCTTGAGAtctgaatggatggatgatgtttCACTTCATGGACAATTTTCTCAAGATGTCCGCTGCTGCGTCCAGGGTGGAGTCTTCCTGTTGAACAAAGACAGTGAGTGTTTTAAAGAGAgtctgacaaagacaaacagggTTTTGGGTCTTTTTCATTTCAGTAAACTAGCATGAATTCACCTTGACAAAGCAGAATCTGATGTACTTGTTAAACTCCTTGCTGTGCTCTGGACTGTAGAAAGCAGAGACG
Proteins encoded in this window:
- the st6galnac6 gene encoding alpha-N-acetylgalactosaminide alpha-2,6-sialyltransferase 6; this translates as MVLRLNGKSGQQSHKMVIFAAIFILMTLFFLYGSNNGSSDVYTPIHITANHPLITTDLKKWAGKEGYTTFQGNKSMTLHCHSCALVTSSSHVLGSQAGEEIDHAECVIRMNDAPTLGYESDVGTRTSLRVVAHSSVFRVVRRPNEFLHRTDNNPMMIFWGPPSKIGTMFRLIQRVSMTYKNMSFFSINQNKMRKFDSLFYRETGRDRQKSHSWLSTGWFTMVIAIETCDNIKVYGMVPPSYCGQKHVSKKMPYHYYKPRGSDECLTYLQSEGGRRGNYHRFITEKQVFARWAKQYNITFTHPDW
- the spout1 gene encoding putative methyltransferase C9orf114 homolog isoform X1, with the translated sequence MKPAHLAKGRRHICLSYSISLDIIGPDTFRDASDLLTGFTDSSSITVNETKKQRKESKLIKQLDKQKQQEAAEREQLERCQNKKGRGYTVSVAVPGSVLDNAQSPELRTYLAGQIARACVVFCVDEIVVFDEYGEDVKSVEGEFKGVGKKGQACIQLARILQYLECPQYLRKWFFPKHQDLQYAGLLNPLDSPHHMRIDEESEYREGIVLDRPSKHGKGSLVNCGMRKDVRIDKQLQSGLRVTVQLNNKQKQDSKMYQGVVVAPHVPRIEGGLYWGYSVRLASCLSAVFTECPYKEGYDVTIGTSERGSNMDETTLSPFKHLLIIFGGLQGLEASVDSDQNLEVTDPSVLFDLYLNTCPGQGSRTIRTEEAILISMSGLRQKITAAFSDVSNGS
- the spout1 gene encoding putative methyltransferase C9orf114 homolog isoform X2; this translates as MSTDTASKRLLSSQTEVRVDWKKRKAEINETKKQRKESKLIKQLDKQKQQEAAEREQLERCQNKKGRGYTVSVAVPGSVLDNAQSPELRTYLAGQIARACVVFCVDEIVVFDEYGEDVKSVEGEFKGVGKKGQACIQLARILQYLECPQYLRKWFFPKHQDLQYAGLLNPLDSPHHMRIDEESEYREGIVLDRPSKHGKGSLVNCGMRKDVRIDKQLQSGLRVTVQLNNKQKQDSKMYQGVVVAPHVPRIEGGLYWGYSVRLASCLSAVFTECPYKEGYDVTIGTSERGSNMDETTLSPFKHLLIIFGGLQGLEASVDSDQNLEVTDPSVLFDLYLNTCPGQGSRTIRTEEAILISMSGLRQKITAAFSDVSNGS